One window from the genome of Thermoplasmata archaeon encodes:
- a CDS encoding DNA-directed RNA polymerase, protein PRPVLMYQRVQREDVVRIPPERLGEGIDKVAKELTRTTLEGKVGADKTLTLIASNIEPEGEGRIVHGDGAVYQRVKYDALVFAPQLQEVVEGTVVEILKFGAFIRFGPLDGLLHISQVMDDRVDVDEEGQRLIGKDSKRDLRVGDRVRVRIVAVSLNERAPRESKIGLTMRQPSLGKLDWIEEDRARAEGRGKKGKRGG, encoded by the coding sequence CACCCCGGCCGGTTCTCATGTACCAACGTGTCCAGCGAGAGGACGTTGTCCGCATCCCGCCCGAGCGTTTGGGCGAAGGCATCGACAAAGTCGCCAAGGAGCTCACGCGAACCACCCTGGAAGGGAAGGTCGGGGCGGACAAGACCCTCACCCTGATCGCGAGCAACATCGAGCCCGAAGGCGAAGGCCGCATCGTCCACGGGGACGGGGCCGTCTACCAGCGGGTGAAGTACGATGCCCTCGTGTTCGCGCCCCAGCTCCAGGAAGTCGTCGAAGGCACCGTGGTCGAGATCCTCAAGTTCGGCGCGTTCATCCGCTTCGGCCCCCTGGACGGGCTCCTGCACATCTCCCAGGTCATGGACGACCGCGTCGACGTGGACGAGGAGGGCCAGCGCCTGATCGGGAAGGACTCCAAACGCGATCTCCGCGTCGGAGACCGCGTCCGCGTGCGGATCGTCGCGGTCTCCCTGAACGAGCGCGCGCCGCGGGAGTCCAAGATCGGGCTCACGATGCGCCAGCCCTCGCTGGGGAAGCTCGACTGGATCGAGGAGGACCGCGCCCGCGCCGAGGGCCGCGGCAAGAAGGGCAAGCGCGGCGGGTGA
- the spt4 gene encoding transcription elongation factor subunit Spt4, with translation MVVKIPKACKNCSAITDEDKCPLCGGETSKDWQGYVIIVDHPRSEIAKKMGLHVNGKFALRVR, from the coding sequence ATGGTCGTAAAAATCCCGAAGGCCTGCAAGAACTGTTCGGCGATCACGGACGAGGACAAGTGCCCGCTGTGCGGGGGCGAGACGTCCAAGGACTGGCAAGGGTACGTGATCATCGTGGACCACCCCCGATCCGAGATCGCCAAGAAGATGGGGCTGCATGTCAACGGCAAGTTCGCCCTCCGAGTTCGCTGA